One stretch of Desulfovibrio sp. TomC DNA includes these proteins:
- a CDS encoding Hpt domain-containing protein, translating into MKGLFPCGELAADAGEEHRVTGTGRPATFDPEGARLHMGVDPEGFRRIFDCIWHEVAKRRTLLDEAYEAGDMTSVILQAHTIKSSAASIGALGLGRAAAAVEEAARDGATDALAAAMVRFHAAKETLSRLVGLG; encoded by the coding sequence ATGAAAGGGTTGTTCCCATGCGGGGAGCTGGCGGCAGACGCCGGCGAGGAGCATCGGGTAACCGGGACCGGGAGGCCGGCGACCTTTGATCCGGAAGGCGCCCGGTTGCATATGGGCGTGGATCCGGAAGGGTTCAGGCGGATTTTTGACTGCATCTGGCATGAAGTGGCCAAACGGCGCACGCTCCTTGACGAGGCTTACGAGGCTGGCGATATGACCAGTGTGATCTTGCAGGCCCACACCATCAAAAGTTCCGCTGCCTCCATCGGTGCGCTGGGCCTGGGTCGGGCCGCTGCCGCCGTGGAGGAGGCCGCACGTGACGGCGCGACAGACGCTCTGGCCGCTGCCATGGTGCGTTTTCACGCCGCCAAGGAAACCTTGAGCCGGCTCGTGGGCCTCGGCTGA
- a CDS encoding nitroreductase family protein yields the protein MRERVSGIDASICVGCGECVSVCPSGVLAVANGLARVVAEHCIGCGHCQAVCPAGAVSLAGADPWAGMYAVIKPTGAVIAPGAFPAGQLVDLLRSRRSCRRFTDRGVPGPALEDLVRAAVTAPSGTNSQAWTFTVLTSRAAVLDLGQAVAGFFTRLNKLAAKTLLRRVFSLIGRPELENYYREHYASVAAALVEWERDHTDRLFHGATAAVIIGSRPGASCPAEDALLAAGNLLLAAHCLGLGSCLIGYAVEAMRHDRRVKEAAGVPRTESVYAVVALGWPDVTYVRSTGRGRPVVRYKTA from the coding sequence ATGCGGGAGAGGGTGTCGGGCATTGACGCGAGCATCTGCGTCGGCTGCGGGGAGTGTGTTTCGGTGTGCCCGTCCGGTGTGCTGGCTGTGGCGAATGGGTTGGCCAGGGTGGTTGCCGAGCACTGCATCGGTTGCGGCCACTGCCAGGCCGTATGCCCGGCCGGGGCTGTCTCCCTGGCCGGGGCCGATCCTTGGGCCGGGATGTACGCTGTGATCAAACCGACGGGCGCGGTGATCGCCCCGGGGGCATTTCCGGCTGGGCAACTGGTCGATCTGCTGCGTTCACGGCGTTCCTGCCGGCGCTTCACGGACCGGGGCGTGCCCGGACCGGCGCTCGAGGATCTGGTGCGGGCGGCGGTGACCGCGCCGTCGGGCACCAATTCCCAGGCTTGGACCTTTACGGTGTTGACGTCGCGGGCGGCGGTCCTGGACCTGGGGCAGGCCGTGGCCGGCTTTTTCACGCGACTGAACAAACTGGCCGCCAAGACACTTTTGCGTCGTGTGTTCAGCCTCATCGGTCGCCCGGAGCTGGAAAATTATTACCGTGAGCATTATGCTTCGGTGGCCGCCGCCCTGGTCGAGTGGGAACGCGATCACACGGACAGACTTTTTCATGGGGCCACGGCGGCCGTCATAATTGGTTCCCGGCCCGGGGCGAGTTGTCCGGCCGAGGATGCTCTGCTGGCCGCCGGGAATCTGCTGCTTGCCGCCCATTGCCTGGGTCTGGGAAGCTGTTTGATCGGCTATGCCGTGGAAGCCATGCGCCATGATCGGCGGGTCAAGGAAGCGGCGGGCGTGCCGCGCACGGAATCGGTCTACGCGGTGGTGGCTTTGGGCTGGCCGGATGTGACATATGTGCGGTCGACTGGACGCGGTCGGCCGGTCGTGCGTTACAAGACGGCCTGA
- a CDS encoding SPOR domain-containing protein translates to MPVPVTPPPAPVARPQGTAKQPIAPPVVDGPSPVTDARFAPKPFTPGAVDGQNQPPASPGAGATGVAGGQPNAAPTPTAVQPQATASSAPQPAGAPSDRATFTFMVGSFAHNEKAGELMATLEARGFSTRMDQGKLNNKTFYKVYAVKEGNRAELEGELFAAGVTEPRLTEERPVDRVAPAKAFGGASAKVAPAASPKGTSPKPSGNIPPPIVEPAPPLPDGYVPPPPKASGS, encoded by the coding sequence GTGCCGGTTCCGGTCACGCCGCCGCCGGCTCCCGTCGCCCGGCCCCAGGGGACGGCGAAGCAGCCCATTGCCCCACCTGTGGTGGACGGTCCTTCGCCTGTGACCGATGCCAGGTTCGCACCCAAGCCCTTTACTCCTGGTGCGGTCGATGGGCAAAATCAGCCGCCGGCGTCCCCTGGAGCCGGGGCGACCGGAGTGGCTGGGGGGCAGCCCAATGCCGCGCCGACGCCCACGGCCGTCCAACCGCAAGCAACCGCCTCCTCGGCCCCGCAACCGGCCGGCGCACCATCGGATCGGGCCACGTTCACTTTCATGGTCGGTTCCTTTGCCCACAATGAAAAAGCCGGGGAACTCATGGCGACCCTGGAGGCTCGGGGATTTTCCACCCGCATGGACCAGGGCAAGCTCAACAACAAGACCTTTTACAAGGTGTACGCGGTCAAGGAAGGCAACCGGGCCGAGCTTGAAGGGGAGTTGTTCGCTGCCGGCGTGACCGAGCCTCGGTTGACCGAGGAACGGCCTGTGGACCGGGTGGCTCCGGCCAAGGCCTTCGGCGGCGCCAGCGCCAAAGTGGCTCCGGCGGCCTCGCCCAAGGGCACCTCGCCCAAACCCTCCGGGAATATCCCCCCGCCCATTGTCGAGCCGGCCCCGCCCCTGCCCGACGGCTACGTGCCCCCACCGCCCAAGGCGTCGGGTTCCTAG
- a CDS encoding L,D-transpeptidase family protein, which produces MLRREPDGASPRIRALRAGEVVTVTGRKGEYVAVTLADGVSGYVHGGFLTGFDDIAPMPAYAARIDPGVARPGQAPGRAGKPEAAKPVAAKPAPLPAVTARETPGKPGPAPAMPAYAPVADGGGLNRFLATLAQTGGADTSVDSEDAAAYNARKNRYSIEVHLSQRKLYLYENLPDGSRQLVRLYVVAVPGREMEAPQGWGVVTGINFEPSWRPTPAMKERALKKGKPLPEYVGPGVKDNPMGPFKIILSHGYGFRIHGNNNPNSIGRPVTSGCIRMRNDEGKDMAKMIDVGTEVVILD; this is translated from the coding sequence ATGTTGCGGCGGGAACCGGATGGCGCGTCGCCCAGGATCCGGGCGCTTCGGGCCGGCGAAGTCGTGACTGTGACCGGACGCAAGGGCGAGTATGTGGCCGTCACATTGGCTGACGGCGTATCCGGGTATGTCCATGGCGGCTTTCTGACCGGTTTTGACGATATTGCGCCCATGCCGGCCTATGCCGCCCGCATTGATCCCGGGGTGGCGCGTCCAGGGCAGGCCCCTGGGAGGGCTGGGAAGCCCGAGGCGGCTAAGCCTGTTGCGGCCAAACCGGCTCCTTTGCCTGCCGTCACAGCTCGGGAGACTCCGGGCAAGCCTGGGCCGGCCCCGGCCATGCCGGCGTATGCGCCGGTTGCCGACGGCGGCGGACTGAACCGTTTCCTGGCCACGCTTGCCCAAACAGGCGGGGCCGACACCTCCGTGGATTCGGAAGACGCAGCCGCGTACAACGCCCGCAAGAACCGCTACTCCATTGAGGTTCACCTCTCCCAGCGCAAGCTCTATCTGTACGAGAATCTCCCGGACGGTTCGCGGCAACTGGTGCGTCTGTATGTTGTGGCCGTGCCGGGGCGGGAGATGGAAGCCCCACAAGGCTGGGGCGTGGTGACGGGCATAAATTTCGAGCCGTCCTGGCGGCCGACCCCGGCCATGAAAGAGCGGGCGCTCAAAAAGGGCAAACCGTTGCCGGAGTACGTGGGACCGGGCGTCAAGGACAACCCCATGGGACCGTTTAAAATCATCTTGTCCCACGGCTACGGATTCCGTATTCACGGCAATAACAATCCCAATTCCATCGGTCGGCCCGTCACCAGCGGGTGCATTCGAATGCGCAATGATGAAGGCAAGGACATGGCCAAAATGATTGACGTCGGTACGGAAGTGGTCATTCTGGACTAA